The Nitrososphaerales archaeon region TGCGAAGCAATATTTCTGACATAATCCCAGTCGGGCGTATCAAATCCGTCATGCGGGCCTGTGAACTTTCCATTATGAACGCTGAAGACAAGTGCCATAACTATTGGTATAGAGTAGTTTACACTCGCTGGTGTGTTTATCTTAACTGGCATCAGAGGAAGGTGGTGACTTCCTCGTGTGTCACCAGCCACAAAATGAGGATTATTGAACGCACTACAAGCTTCCTCGGTAGCAGGGAATGATTTTTGGCATCTAACTATCGTTATAGGATCATCCTTTCCGACGTATGTTCCTGCTATATTGTGTAACCGATCAGTTGATGCTGAAACTATAGGTTCTCCCCTTTTACTCTCAATAGACGCCACAACGTATCTCCCTGGATACATGAGAGCCGCTTCCAACTGCGGCTTGTCCTCCCACATGTGCAGATCCGCTATTTTTCCTCTCATTACATCCATGATATTGAAGATAACTCCTTCTGCGAGATGGGGATTTATTATAATGCCGGTATTGCTCCTGCTGTCTACGAACATTCTATAAAATGGAAGATTGAAGGCACCCGGTTCGGTTTTATCTGCAGCGAAAACAACGAAGGCCTCGTTTGGTCTTTCCTCAAACTCCATCTCGGCAACACCCGGACCCATTCCTTTGACATTTCCTGAAAATGAATCCTTCAATAGATCTTGACCTGCACCATACAATCCCTGCTCCTTTGCAACTTCCGTTCCTTCCTTGAAGGCATCCCATGCAAGTTTGTGTACCTCCCTGTTTTCAACACCATGTTGATGGCTCATGATTATGTGTATATCATCTCCAGCATATCCTATGTAGTAATCTAGCAACAAACCGTATTCAGCACTACTAACAACATTCTCTACAGCTTTCAGAACTTCCACACTTGGTTTTGTATGTCCACCAATACCGCCGATATCCGCCTTTATAGCTGATAATGTAATTTTCACAAGTGGGTTTTCGAAACTGTAGGTTAAATGTCTTGCTGTTCGGCATTTTCAAAGAAATAGTTAGAGCGCTGAATCGCCCCTTTTTCTTGAACCTATATCCACTGCATCATCGATACTGCTGACAAATATTTTTCCTTCACCAGTAAGACCTGTACCAGCAGCACTGATGATAGCATTTATCACTTTATCAACATCAACATCTTTCACAACTACAAGAATGGAACAGTTAGTATTGAACTCTGGAGTATACGTGCCTGTTCCTCTTGACGTCTGCACCTCCTTAATGGGTATCTGACCACGTCCTCTCGAGTCAAAGCATGTCAAACCTCCAATACCAACGCGCTTCAACTCTTCGCTTACCCTAGAAAGTCGTTCAGCCGGTATTACAGCTTCA contains the following coding sequences:
- the fbp gene encoding fructose-1,6-bisphosphate aldolase/phosphatase, with amino-acid sequence MKITLSAIKADIGGIGGHTKPSVEVLKAVENVVSSAEYGLLLDYYIGYAGDDIHIIMSHQHGVENREVHKLAWDAFKEGTEVAKEQGLYGAGQDLLKDSFSGNVKGMGPGVAEMEFEERPNEAFVVFAADKTEPGAFNLPFYRMFVDSRSNTGIIINPHLAEGVIFNIMDVMRGKIADLHMWEDKPQLEAALMYPGRYVVASIESKRGEPIVSASTDRLHNIAGTYVGKDDPITIVRCQKSFPATEEACSAFNNPHFVAGDTRGSHHLPLMPVKINTPASVNYSIPIVMALVFSVHNGKFTGPHDGFDTPDWDYVRNIASQRALDMRNQGFVHPATLVPEELEYNKGYEASMKKLEGKFNSKKRGRIKSKR
- a CDS encoding P-II family nitrogen regulator — protein: MKKIEAVIPAERLSRVSEELKRVGIGGLTCFDSRGRGQIPIKEVQTSRGTGTYTPEFNTNCSILVVVKDVDVDKVINAIISAAGTGLTGEGKIFVSSIDDAVDIGSRKRGDSAL